In Dehalobacter sp., the genomic stretch CAGCAAATACACTGGGAAAAGATGTAATTAATAGCAGCGGATCAACGGTTTCTACTTTATCAGATGGTTCATTCCTCTATCTGAAATATAAACCGTGTTATGAAGGTTATGTTGCTGCAGCTTCAAATCCCTCAAGTTGTGATGAGAGGTGCTGTCCTGGAAGGGTTATCGAGGGTTTTGAAGTAGTGGTCTCAAATGAAGCTCCTGATTCAATGGGCATACGCTGCCGAGCCGAATCTTCAGAGGACCCGAATGTAATTCCTGATGCAAGTGAGTGGCTCAAAAATCTTGAAGATGAACACAAAAAATGCTCTTTATGCGGGGAAAATCAAGGAAGTAAAGTTTTTCTTGTGAGTGCGGATAGCGACCTCACGATTAAGCGGGAGGATACTGAAAAATACAGAATTTTTTTCACCGAAAAAGAACTCTACCAGCTTTTAAAGTGCCATATCCTGGACTTTAATAACCCTCATGGGGTAACTGCGTCCCAGACCGGGGCACTTGTAAGTGTGGATGGGATAAGTAATCCGGGCGGAAATGTGGACCTTGTTCCAGAAAATGCCATTGTTATTACGCCTGACGATACTAACAAACTTATCACTATAGGAGAGACCCATTCAGCAAGGAAGGACAATCCACATGATGTTACTGCTGCCCAGACCGGGGCACTCGTAAGTGTTAGCGGAGTTGGTAACCCCGGAGGAAATATAGTTCTGACCGCAGGTGCAAATATCACAATAACTACCCAGCCTGCAGCTCATACTATAGAAATTGCTTCTACAGGAGGAGCAGTCCCCGCACCAACAGTGCAAAGTGTGGGTACCAGCCTTATTGTGGGTATTTCGGATAAGTATTCCCGTGAAGATCACGTTCATAATCTGGCGGATGAGGTTGTTGACTTCAAGAACCTATCTGAAACGCTTCAGAGGCAGCTCAATTTGCTCTTTATGTATCTGAGAGAGAGGGCTCTAAAATGTACGGTCAGTAATTTTAAGGCAGTTGCGGGAAGGTTAGAGAGTGAGATTGCCTTGAGAATTTTCAAGGTAACCAGAGACGCAGTAGATAATAGAATCTATGAAAAAGAGGAGAATTTCATTTCTTTTATGAAAGACTTGCTGGAGTTGATGAGAGAATTTGCAGACGAAATTCAAGGAAGAGTTCCAGATGATATTTTCGAGATATTTATGAAATTATTGGAAGAGCTCAAAGAAGCGATTGACTCAGGCGATGCTCTTCGGGTAGCTATCCTGCAGGATGAGGTTTGCTTCTATATTACGGAATTTGAAATGCGAGGGTGAGTTCCAGAAGAAGCCAAGAATTATCTCTTGAGTGTAGATTTTTCTGATTTACACTCTGTACTATATTTCAGTATCTCTTCTCATTATTTTGAAGGTTTAAGGTTTTTTAATTTTTTACTATAGTTCTGATATAAGGATCTTTCTCTCCCGGCAACTGAATTCTGGTTTTTGCACAGTTTTCAATTTTTAGCTGGCATATCTAAACATAAATTACTAAATATAAATTTGGGGCGGGTATATCGGTGAGAAAGCTGGAGTTTATACGAAAACACAAGAATCAAAGCAGAAATACTCGAATTTTTGTAACCAAAGTTTCGGCTATAATTCTTCAGGGTCTCATGCAAACAGAATACTGCAACTCCGAAGAACTGCAGGCAATCAGGCTTTTCAGAGGCTGCTCAGCCACGATATGGCTAATCCGGCGGATGTCTACAGAGCCAGCAGATCGTCAAAATCCTGAAGGAGCGTAAAGATAACATTTTTGTACATAGTTTGCTGAAGGGAAAAAACCAGCATTAGAAAACAGTCGTAAGTTCACTCTAAATAAAGAACAGGGATCGAAATGAACTCATCAGATGAAAACTTAACTGAGATATTTTTGAAAATTCATAAGGATATCTCCTCAGGGCTTATGTATACTCACAACCGTATTAATGCCAATACAGCAAAAAATATGGAAGTAGCTTCTTTTCTTTATGCACTCATCGAACTTCTCAATGAGAAAAAACTTCTCACAATAGAAGAACTGGACGAACGAAAAAAACAGATTGCAGAAAGGCTTGTTAAAAGATTTGTCGACAGTGGACTCGGTCTCATGTATCAGGACCCTGAATACGATAAGTACACTTTTGATCAGGAAGCTGATGTCGATTGTGAGAGCAGGCTGGATGTATGCAAAGCCGTATGCTGCAAATTACCGTTTGCACTGTCAAAACAGGATGTAGAAGAGGGAATAATCCGATGGGAATTTGGGCGACCTTATCTGATCGCTCACGGTGCTGATGGTTACTGTGTTCATCTGGACCGGAATACATATAAGTGCACAGTTCGCGAACATCGAACCGTACCGTGCAGGGGCTTTGACTGCAGGAATAATAAAAGATGGAATATCTGGGATGATTATGAAAAGAAGTTTCTCAATCCTAAATTAGAAGAACGGATTGATAGCGATAACAGTAAAATTTACTCTTTATGCGTTTCGAATATATCCAAGTGATTAATTTCCCCACATTCCGCAGTATTTTTTCGAAAATCAACATTTTTCCTGATTGCGTTTTTGGAACAGATTTAAGCAATTTTGACTATTAATGTAGTTTGGTGAAAATTGATCTATATCGTTTTTTGGTCTCTAAATACTCCATATAGTTGTTTTTACCTCATGCATAAAAGTCCAATAAATTCATGTTAGATTAAAAATCGATAGCAGGAAAAATCATGAAATCTGAAATTTTACTGCGGAAAGTGGGATTTACATTTATTTTTGTCAAAATTGATAACAGATAATGGGACGAGTCATCGATCAAATCTGAAAAACGATCACATAATTTCATGTTTTTAAAAAAATGTTGAGATATCTCTATGCTTAGTTTTCAGCAACTACCCCAAAGACAGTCACTTTAATCAGACCATGAAATGGAATTGAAAGAAGAATAAAGATCCATATTTAAATAGGCTTCAAAATTCTACCATTTCATACAGTTTAAGGCCTTATTTTGTGATCTTGATTTCTGATATTAATTTTTCGAACTATTCGGCCTATTACAGTTAATATGAGTCCGATGTTGGGAGTGAATTACTAAAAACTGCAAACATAGAATCTCTTTACATTTTACAATAACTGTGAATCTACTCATTTTTCAGTATTGATCAATACTTCATGGACAGGTTCGAAATCCATTCGGGATAAAAATAATAGTTAATGATACGCCATTGCAACAGCAACTGATAGAAATCCCAGAAGCTAGAAGACAAATTCATAATTCAACGTCTGTTCGCAGGGGAAAAATTCGATGGAGAGATAGGCAGAATAGTGAATACTTTTCCGTTTCTTTAGTTAAATCTATTAAATATAATAAAGCAGGGGACAAAAGATGGGGGAGGTCATTAAGACAACAGCTAAAAAACCTGAGGGGAGGAGGGAGAACTCAGTTTCCCAGAGCCAAAAGACTGATTTCTCTCATTCAGCTAACTCGCCTGTTGACCGCATCCTGTTTCTTCAAAAAACTATTGGTAACCAAGCTGTTGGGAGATTAATTAAATCTGGGAATTTGCCGACTAAGCCAAAAATTGATTTTCAAAAGAATGAATCAGGGAAGGATGCTCCTAAGGAAATCACGTTGAAGGATACATCTAGAAAAAGCGTTCCTGAGAAAAGTCCTGAAAGAG encodes the following:
- a CDS encoding YkgJ family cysteine cluster protein — protein: MNSSDENLTEIFLKIHKDISSGLMYTHNRINANTAKNMEVASFLYALIELLNEKKLLTIEELDERKKQIAERLVKRFVDSGLGLMYQDPEYDKYTFDQEADVDCESRLDVCKAVCCKLPFALSKQDVEEGIIRWEFGRPYLIAHGADGYCVHLDRNTYKCTVREHRTVPCRGFDCRNNKRWNIWDDYEKKFLNPKLEERIDSDNSKIYSLCVSNISK